The following are from one region of the Diceros bicornis minor isolate mBicDic1 chromosome 37, mDicBic1.mat.cur, whole genome shotgun sequence genome:
- the LOC131399268 gene encoding UDP-glucuronosyltransferase 1-6-like, translating to MACLLRAFWRVSAEVFFLALWGVAVGEKLLVVPQDGSHWLSMKDIIEPLGKKGHDIVVLVPEVNLLLEESKYYTRRIYPVPYDEGEMKRRYRSFGKHHFAERWLLNAAQTEYRNNMIVIDMYFINCQSLLNHSETMSFLRESEFDAVFTDPALPCGVILAEYLGLPSVYLFRGFPFSLEYAFTRTPSPVSYIPRGYTQFSDQMTFPQRVVNFLVSYLEDFVFYCLYSKYKEFASNILKRDVGLPALYQKAAIWLLRYDFVFEYPRPVMPNMVFIGGVNCKKEGIVPQMPLEKLLGHLTDGSH from the exons ATGGCCTGCCTGCTCCGTGCATTTTGGAGAGTTTCTGCAGAGGTTTTCTTCTTAGCGCTGTGGGGCGTGGCTGTAGGTGAGAAGCTGCTGGTGGTCCCTCAGGATGGAAGCCACTGGCTCAGTATGAAGGACATAATTGAGCCTCTCGGTAAGAAGGGGCATGACATCGTGGTGCTGGTGCCAGAAGTCAATTTGCTTCTGGAAGAATCCAAATACTACACAAGAAGAATCTATCCAGTGCCCTATGATGAGGGGGAGATGAAGCGCCGCTACCGCTCTTTTGGAAAGCATCACTTTGCTGAGCGATGGCTCCTGAATGCTGCTCAGACTGAGTACAGGAATAACATGATCGTTATTGACATGTACTTCATCAACTGCCAGAGCCTCCTGAACCACTCTGAGACCATGAGTTTCCTCAGGGAGAGCGAGTTTGATGCCGTTTTCACAGACCCGGCCTTACCCTGTGGGGTGATCCTGGCTGAGTACCTGGGCCTGCCCTCCGTGTACCTCTTCAGGGGCTTCCCGTTTTCCCTGGAATACGCCTTCACCAGAACCCCAAGCCCGGTGTCCTACATTCCCAGGGGCTACACTCAGTTCTCAGACCAGATGACTTTCCCCCAAAGGGTGGTTAACTTCCTCGTTAGTTACTTGGAGGATTTTGTATTTTACTGTCTGTATTCAAAGTACAAAGAGTTTGCATCGAATATCCTCAAGAGAGATGTGGGCTTACCCGCCTTATATCAGAAGGCCGCCATTTGGCTGTTAAGATATGACTTTGTGTTTGAGTATCCGAGACCAGTCATGCCCAACATGGTCTTCATTGGAGGTGTCAACTGCAAGAAGGAGGGAATCGTGCCTCAG ATGCCCTTGGAGAAGCTCCTCGGCCACCTGACTGATGGTTCCCACTAG
- the LOC131399269 gene encoding UDP-glucuronosyltransferase 1A3-like, translating to MAVGLQVPLLALAGLLLFLSVGPQAEGGKVLVVPMEGSHWLSMREAVRELHARGHQAVVVSPEVNLHIKEEDFFTLKTYDTPYTHDEINHILLALSRTVFEKAHFLKTFWRSRTTLKNASLFFQKSCEVLLYDKDLIRHLNASSFDVVLTDPVYPCGAVLAEYLKIPAVFFLRAFPCDLDSESTQCPDPSSYVPRILTSNSDHMTFLQRVKNMLYPLAMEYVCHISLTPYASLASKLLQRDVSLVDIFSSASVWLYRGDFVLDYPRPIMPNMVFIGGINCANRKPLSQGC from the coding sequence ATGGCTGTGGGACTCCAGGTTCCCCTGCTGGCGCTCGCTGGGCTGTTGCTCTTTCTGAGTGTTGGGCCCCAGGCCGAGGGCGGGAAGGTGCTGGTGGTCCCCATGGAAGGCAGCCACTGGCTTAGCATGCGGGAGGCCGTGCGGGAGCTCCATGCCAGAGGCCACCAAGCAGTGGTCGTTTCTCCAGAGGTGAATCTGCATATCAAGGAAGAGGACTTTTTCACCTTGAAGACCTATGACACTCCTTATACCCATGACGAAATTAATCACATCTTGCTGGCCCTTAGTCGCACGGTTTTTGAAAAAGCGCATTTTCTAAAGACATTTTGGAGAAGTAGGACAACTCTGAAAAATGCGTCTTTGTTCTTTCAAAAGTCTTGTGAGGTGCTGTTGTATGACAAGGACCTGATCAGGCACCTGAATGCCAGTTCCTTTGACGTGGTTTTAACTGACCCCGTTTACCCCTGCGGGGCAGTGCTGGCTGAGTACCTGAAGATTCCTGCTGTGTTCTTTTTGCGTGCCTTTCCGTGTGACTTAGATTCTGAGAGCACACAGTGCCCAGACCCTTCCTCATATGTTCCTAGGATTTTAACATCAAATTCAGACCACATGACATTCCTGCAAAGAGTCAAGAATATGCTCTACCCTCTGGCCATGGAGTACGTTTGCCACATTTCTCTGACTCCTTATGCAAGCCTGGCCTCTAAACTTCTTCAGAGAGACGTGTCACTGGTGGATATTTTCAGCTCTGCATCCGTGTGGCTGTACAGAGGTGACTTTGTGTTGGACTACCCCAGGCCGATCATGCCCAACATGGTCTTCATTGGGGGCATAAACTGTGCCAACAGGAAGCCATTATCTCAG